A region of Amyelois transitella isolate CPQ chromosome 11, ilAmyTran1.1, whole genome shotgun sequence DNA encodes the following proteins:
- the LOC106139214 gene encoding protein N-terminal asparagine amidohydrolase translates to MVVVLNGVLADECPTTVRALLAAHPGYRDAAAQLLGAAARVVGPPGLLYVGQRELAAVVPHDKNVNILGSDDATSCIIVIVRHSGSGAVALAHLDGSGTAEAASAMVSRVQQLAVGYPDGRLELQLVGGFTDPHRYSDELFASIMLSFHRLTVEIDLTLACCCELNTALGGGSPAPLVTGVGVDIRAGDLFPATFPDKGPELPLREARMITGGPHSAQVLDIYDNGVGMLRIGPFNYDPLRGVDLWLEQSDDFILQHLSTTPAVEPPHFVHNIRVTLKFIQQHPFPAVTVFPDNRPHYYRRDEQTGCWVPIRF, encoded by the exons ATGGTGGTGGTGCTGAACGGCGTCCTCGCGGACGAGTGCCCGACCACGGTGCGCGCGCTGCTGGCGGCCCACCCCGGCTACAGGGACGCGGCGGCCCAGCTGCTGGGGGCAGCGGCCCGCGTGGTCGGCCCGCCGGGCTTGCTGTATGTAGGCCAGAGGGAATTGGCGGCTGTTGTGCCTCACGACA AAAATGTAAACATCTTAGGATCAGACGACGCTACATCATGTATTATAGTTATCGTTAGGCATTCAG GATCGGGCGCAGTCGCCCTAGCCCACTTAGACGGGTCCGGCACGGCGGAGGCGGCGAGCGCCATGGTGTCCCGGGTGCAGCAGCTGGCTGTGGGCTACCCCGACGGCAGGCTCGAGCTGCAGCTGGTGGGAGGGTTCACTGACCCCCACCGGTACTCTGATGAACTGTTCGCCAGTATTATGT TATCGTTCCACCGTCTTACCGTCGAGATCGACTTGACCCTAGCGTGTTGCTGTGAACTGAACACGGCGCTCGGGGGAGGCTCCCCCGCGCCGCTGGTGACGGGGGTGGGCGTGGACATCCGCGCGGGGGACCTGTTCCCCGCCACGTTCCCCGACAAGGGCCCGGAGTTGCCGCTCCGCGAGGCCAGGATGATCACGGGGGGACCGCATTCGGCgcag GTTCTGGACATTTACGACAATGGCGTAGGAATGCTACGCATCGGGCCGTTCAACTACGATCCTTTAAGGGGAGTGGATCTCTGGCTGGAGCAGTCAGACGACTTCATACTCCAGCATCTGAGCACCACACCGGCTGTGGAGCCGCCCCATTTTGTGCACAAt ATCCGAGTGACCCTGAAGTTCATCCAGCAGCACCCGTTCCCGGCCGTGACCGTGTTCCCGGACAACCGGCCGCACTACTACCGCCGCGACGAGCAGACCGGCTGCTGGGTGCCCATTAGGTTTTAA